One Sinorhizobium arboris LMG 14919 genomic region harbors:
- a CDS encoding flagellar biosynthesis protein FlhA yields MMAGSSVLSGLWRRTDILFAAFFALVVAMMVVPLPTVLVDAMIAFNLAFAFIVLVTTIYLRNILDISTFPAVILVGTVFRLSLTISTTRLVLAEGDAGEIIHAFGSFVVAGNVLVGLVVFLIVALVQFIVVTKGAERIAEVGARFTLDAMPGKQLAIDSDLRNGHMSAEAAQTRRARLERESQFFGAMDGAMRFVKGDAIAGLAIVAVNLLGGLAIGIFQRGLSFSESAHLYSLLSVGDGLVSQIPSMLMAVAAGTVVTRVNDDSSSSLGTDISRQLAREPRALGVGAAMTALMSFVPGFPDAVLWPISGMLAFIAFTMWRRRQAGTSGSAARGSEEHAAVSLDRTKYGDPIIATVSAATMARLAAEGLGTQLDGRIGVLARAVGVAITVPTFNADPRMGDDLMHIQVENVPAGLVECPPNRPAEQIANDIARIVRRHIGSIFSVDDATQWLMSLEPRLGKLASDVRAQVPPMLLVAVIRRLLDSGVTVSQPRGLLEALLTSHHTEAPEDMAERARQALGPQIAFGLLDQRGLLPVITLGPEWERSVRAFKESSGEAEAEACENLRRLVEDAKQKLSAANAEDRDPVAIVESDIRLLSQALLIRHGCRMPVLSPDDICEEITCDVIAAVGA; encoded by the coding sequence ATGATGGCCGGCTCGTCGGTCCTTTCCGGCCTCTGGCGCAGAACGGATATATTATTCGCCGCCTTCTTCGCATTGGTAGTCGCCATGATGGTGGTGCCGCTACCAACAGTACTCGTTGACGCGATGATTGCCTTCAATCTTGCCTTCGCCTTCATCGTCCTTGTCACGACGATCTACCTACGCAACATTCTCGACATCTCCACATTCCCCGCCGTGATCCTGGTCGGCACGGTCTTCCGGCTGTCGCTGACCATTTCGACGACCCGGCTGGTGCTGGCAGAAGGCGACGCCGGCGAGATCATTCACGCCTTCGGCTCCTTCGTGGTCGCCGGCAACGTTCTCGTCGGCCTCGTGGTCTTCCTGATCGTGGCGCTCGTGCAGTTCATCGTCGTCACCAAGGGTGCCGAGCGCATCGCTGAGGTCGGAGCCCGCTTCACCCTCGATGCCATGCCCGGCAAGCAGCTCGCCATCGACAGCGACCTGCGCAACGGCCATATGTCGGCCGAAGCGGCGCAGACACGCCGTGCCAGGCTCGAGCGCGAGAGCCAGTTCTTCGGCGCTATGGATGGTGCCATGCGCTTCGTCAAAGGCGACGCCATCGCCGGCCTCGCGATCGTTGCTGTCAACCTGCTCGGCGGTCTCGCCATCGGCATTTTCCAGCGGGGCTTGAGCTTCTCGGAATCCGCCCACCTCTATTCGCTGCTTTCGGTCGGCGACGGCTTGGTGTCGCAGATCCCGTCGATGTTGATGGCCGTCGCAGCCGGCACGGTCGTCACGCGGGTCAACGACGATAGCAGCAGCAGCCTCGGAACGGACATCAGCCGTCAGTTGGCGCGAGAGCCCCGTGCACTGGGTGTCGGAGCCGCCATGACCGCGCTGATGAGTTTCGTACCCGGCTTCCCGGATGCGGTCCTCTGGCCGATCTCCGGCATGCTCGCATTCATCGCGTTCACAATGTGGCGCCGGAGGCAGGCAGGGACGTCCGGCAGCGCGGCTCGGGGATCGGAGGAACATGCGGCCGTTTCCCTCGACAGGACAAAGTACGGCGACCCCATTATCGCAACGGTCTCGGCGGCGACCATGGCGCGCTTGGCGGCCGAAGGCTTGGGGACGCAGCTCGACGGCCGCATCGGCGTCTTGGCCAGGGCCGTGGGCGTGGCCATCACGGTACCGACATTCAATGCCGATCCCCGCATGGGCGATGATCTCATGCACATCCAGGTCGAGAACGTGCCGGCAGGCCTCGTAGAGTGTCCGCCGAACCGACCGGCGGAGCAGATTGCCAACGACATTGCGCGTATCGTCCGCCGCCACATCGGATCGATCTTCAGCGTCGACGACGCGACGCAATGGCTCATGAGCCTCGAGCCGAGGCTGGGCAAGCTCGCAAGCGATGTGCGGGCGCAGGTACCGCCCATGCTGCTCGTCGCCGTCATACGCCGCCTGCTCGATTCCGGCGTCACCGTGTCTCAGCCACGTGGTCTTCTCGAGGCCCTGCTCACCTCCCATCATACGGAGGCGCCGGAGGATATGGCAGAGCGCGCGCGACAGGCGCTCGGCCCTCAGATCGCATTCGGCCTCCTGGACCAAAGAGGGTTACTCCCCGTCATCACGCTCGGCCCGGAATGGGAGCGCAGCGTGCGCGCCTTCAAAGAAAGCTCGGGAGAAGCGGAGGCCGAGGCCTGCGAGAACCTGCGCCGGTTGGTAGAGGACGCCAAGCAAAAGCTTTCCGCAGCGAATGCCGAGGATCGCGACCCGGTTGCTATCGTGGAGAGCGACATCCGGCTTTTGTCGCAAGCGCTGCTGATTCGCCACGGTTGCCGTATGCCGGTGCTCTCACCTGATGACATCTGTGAGGAAATCACCTGCGACGTGATCGCCGCGGTTGGAGCCTGA